The following proteins come from a genomic window of Sorex araneus isolate mSorAra2 chromosome 1, mSorAra2.pri, whole genome shotgun sequence:
- the MBOAT4 gene encoding ghrelin O-acyltransferase isoform X2, translating to MRLKRLERYLFLLAGGGILAVAALGSLAMLVFIPALVAVILITLLGPREVYRPMFFLQMGWQTVCHLGLHYTEYYLQEPPCSRFCMTLSALMLLTQRATSLSLDIREGSVETAWGSPGSRCSWSARLGVALPYFSYLLCFPSLLGGPLRSFQSFRALVHGSCRGGRLHCFWPLARRSVQILGLQSLRVVLGEAVRALGGLAECRGAQCVLAVWSTAGLFKLTYYSHWLLDEGLLQAAGFAADLDQSPGEEGSDADIWTLETTHRLSLFARTWNHSTARWLRRLIFQRSRAWPLWRTFAFSAWWHGLHPGQVFGFLYWALAVEADYRIHAWAWLCPRSPALRLLHRALAWLHTQLTVAYILLAVEGRSFSSLWLLWNSYGCVFPLMHCILLLLLSKRKHKGN from the exons GTATCTCTTCCTCCTCGCAGGAGGAGGCATCCTGGCTGTGGCTGCTCTGGGCTCCCTCGCCATGCTTGTCTTCATCCCTGCCCTGGTCGCTGTCATTCTGATCACCTTGCTTGGTCCACGGGAGGTCTACCGGCCCATGTTCTTCCTGCAGATGGGCTGGCAGACCGTGTGTCACCTGGGGTTGCACTACACTGAGTATTACCTGCAGGAACCTCCCTGCTCCAG GTTCTGCATGACTCTTTCTGCCCTCATGCTCCTGACCCAGAGAGCCACGTCCCTGTCGCTGGACATCCGTGAGGGGAGCGTGGAGACGGCGTGGGGCAGCCCGGGAAGCAGGTGCTCTTGGTCTGCGCGCCTGGGCGTGGCGCTGCCCTACTTCAGCTACTTGCTCTGCTTCCCCTCGCTCCTCGGGGGCCCGCTGCGCTCCTTCCAGAGCTTTCGGGCTCTGGTTCATGGGTCCTGCAGGGGCGGGCGCCTACACTGTTTCTGGCCTCTGGCCCGGAGGAGTGTGCAGATTCTGGGCCTGCAGAGCCTGCGGGTGGTGCTGGGCGAGGCGGTGCGCGCGCTCGGGGGGCTGGCAGAGTGCCGCGGGGCCCAGTGCGTCTTGGCGGTGTGGTCCACCGCCGGCCTCTTCAAACTCACCTACTACTCCCACTGGCTCCTGGACGAGGGCCTCCTCCAGGCCGCAGGCTTCGCAGCTGACCTTGACCAGAGCCCCGGGGAGGAGGGGTCTGACGCTGACATCTGGACCCTGGAAACCACCCACAGGCTGTCCCTGTTCGCCAGGACCTGGAACCACAGCACCGCTCGATGGCTGCGGCGCCTCATCTTCCAGCGCAGCCGTGCCTGGCCCCTGTGGCGCACGTTCGCCTTCTCCGCCTGGTGGCACGGTCTCCACCCCGGTCAGGTGTTCGGGTTCCTGTACTGGGCGCTGGCGGTGGAAGCCGACTACCGGATCCACGCCTGGGCGTGGCTCTGCCCGCGCTCCCCGGCCCTGAGGCTGCTCCACAGGGCTCTGGCCTGGCTGCACACGCAGCTCACCGTCGCCTATATCCTGCTGGCCGTGGAGGGCAGGAGCTTCTCCTCTCTCTGGCTGCTGTGGAATTCTTACGGCTGTGTCTTCCCCCTGATGCACTGCATTTTGCTCTTGCTGTTAtcaaagagaaaacacaaaggGAACTGA
- the MBOAT4 gene encoding ghrelin O-acyltransferase isoform X1 — MHWLQRLFPHPVSFYQGVAFPFALLFNCLCSLDSFSIHARYLFLLAGGGILAVAALGSLAMLVFIPALVAVILITLLGPREVYRPMFFLQMGWQTVCHLGLHYTEYYLQEPPCSRFCMTLSALMLLTQRATSLSLDIREGSVETAWGSPGSRCSWSARLGVALPYFSYLLCFPSLLGGPLRSFQSFRALVHGSCRGGRLHCFWPLARRSVQILGLQSLRVVLGEAVRALGGLAECRGAQCVLAVWSTAGLFKLTYYSHWLLDEGLLQAAGFAADLDQSPGEEGSDADIWTLETTHRLSLFARTWNHSTARWLRRLIFQRSRAWPLWRTFAFSAWWHGLHPGQVFGFLYWALAVEADYRIHAWAWLCPRSPALRLLHRALAWLHTQLTVAYILLAVEGRSFSSLWLLWNSYGCVFPLMHCILLLLLSKRKHKGN, encoded by the exons GTATCTCTTCCTCCTCGCAGGAGGAGGCATCCTGGCTGTGGCTGCTCTGGGCTCCCTCGCCATGCTTGTCTTCATCCCTGCCCTGGTCGCTGTCATTCTGATCACCTTGCTTGGTCCACGGGAGGTCTACCGGCCCATGTTCTTCCTGCAGATGGGCTGGCAGACCGTGTGTCACCTGGGGTTGCACTACACTGAGTATTACCTGCAGGAACCTCCCTGCTCCAG GTTCTGCATGACTCTTTCTGCCCTCATGCTCCTGACCCAGAGAGCCACGTCCCTGTCGCTGGACATCCGTGAGGGGAGCGTGGAGACGGCGTGGGGCAGCCCGGGAAGCAGGTGCTCTTGGTCTGCGCGCCTGGGCGTGGCGCTGCCCTACTTCAGCTACTTGCTCTGCTTCCCCTCGCTCCTCGGGGGCCCGCTGCGCTCCTTCCAGAGCTTTCGGGCTCTGGTTCATGGGTCCTGCAGGGGCGGGCGCCTACACTGTTTCTGGCCTCTGGCCCGGAGGAGTGTGCAGATTCTGGGCCTGCAGAGCCTGCGGGTGGTGCTGGGCGAGGCGGTGCGCGCGCTCGGGGGGCTGGCAGAGTGCCGCGGGGCCCAGTGCGTCTTGGCGGTGTGGTCCACCGCCGGCCTCTTCAAACTCACCTACTACTCCCACTGGCTCCTGGACGAGGGCCTCCTCCAGGCCGCAGGCTTCGCAGCTGACCTTGACCAGAGCCCCGGGGAGGAGGGGTCTGACGCTGACATCTGGACCCTGGAAACCACCCACAGGCTGTCCCTGTTCGCCAGGACCTGGAACCACAGCACCGCTCGATGGCTGCGGCGCCTCATCTTCCAGCGCAGCCGTGCCTGGCCCCTGTGGCGCACGTTCGCCTTCTCCGCCTGGTGGCACGGTCTCCACCCCGGTCAGGTGTTCGGGTTCCTGTACTGGGCGCTGGCGGTGGAAGCCGACTACCGGATCCACGCCTGGGCGTGGCTCTGCCCGCGCTCCCCGGCCCTGAGGCTGCTCCACAGGGCTCTGGCCTGGCTGCACACGCAGCTCACCGTCGCCTATATCCTGCTGGCCGTGGAGGGCAGGAGCTTCTCCTCTCTCTGGCTGCTGTGGAATTCTTACGGCTGTGTCTTCCCCCTGATGCACTGCATTTTGCTCTTGCTGTTAtcaaagagaaaacacaaaggGAACTGA